In Coccidioides posadasii str. Silveira chromosome 4, complete sequence, one genomic interval encodes:
- a CDS encoding uncharacterized protein (EggNog:ENOG410PHQ7~COG:M,O,T~BUSCO:3316at33183), whose amino-acid sequence MGALDISDGPGAVKPPEMRPHTSNSNHQRPPQYHHHQDPLPPLITNRQPGWPIADSPAQDSYSAPPEHVTPELLPPKRSATMPMNAPPSTGQPRYPGQQSWQEPRSSFEQGGPGAIPPRPATTTGVKPEASAPPSVPPVPEEHNAAAASKSDEDNDDTDDFFDHYLDSGDQETDMPNFSAMDNSGAGGSREESLIRQDNSKGPDTSQADRKPAYTAYQPQNGIIQPYRPPPVSQSQYEEPGYQYDQPQMSPHFAPQNDGYGYPADDPYSRPPENRGMTPRPGPGPGPGPGPGPGSGRPGYAPRPPPNQYQQPMPNDIGRRPSLDYRHGYPNPQDMQMGGRGQYPPPDAIPHNRVPFRPGLDQASKPAPVRQYDSQSGVAPQPRPGSTAPPGADPGHITLDELRRLQQAARSNPSDHQTQLLLAKKLVEASVYLIDDGGRADTKTRNKNRERYILDAHKIVKKLVSSGYPDAMFYLADCYGQGHLGLEVDPKEAFNLYQSAAKLGHAESAYRLAVCCEMGHEGGGGTRRDPMKAVQWYRRAAAFGDTPAMYKMGMILLKGLLGQARNPREALSWLKRAAERADADNPHALHELALLYENPSGNDAIIRDENYALELLHQAADLGYKFSQYRLGAAYEYGLMGCPVDPRQSIFWYTRAAAQGEHQSELSLSGWYLTGAEGILQQSDTEAYLWARKAAVAGLAKAEYAMGYFTEVGIGVPANLEDAKRWYWKASSQNFLKARERLEDLKRGGAKMQKTRVSRSAVSKQHQNDGDCVLM is encoded by the exons ATGGGAGCTTTGGACATCAGCGACGGGCCAGGCGCTGTCAAGCCTCCAGAGATGCGTCCACATACATCGAATTCTAACCATCAACGACCTCCCCAATATCACCACCATCAGGACCCACTTCCTCCCTTGATCACCAACCGTCAACCAGGGTGGCCCATTGCCGACTCTCCAGCTCAGGATTCATATTCAGCACCTCCTGAGCATGTCACGCCCGAGTTGTTGCCCCCTAAACGCAGTGCAACGATGCCAATGAACGCACCGCCCTCGACGGGCCAGCCAAGATACCCAGGACAGCAATCATGGCAAGAACCCCGTTCTAGCTTTGAGCAAGGAGGTCCCGGGGCCATCCCTCCCAGACCTGCAACCACCACCGGAGTAAAACCAGAGGCCTCTGCACCCCCGAGCGTACCTCCCGTCCCCGAGGAACATAACGCTGCCGCCGCTAGTAAAAGTGACGAAGATAATGACGACACTGACGATTTCTTTGACCACTATCTGGACTCTGGTGATCAGGAAACTGATATGCCCAACTTTAGTGCCATGGACAACTCTGGGGCTGGGGGATCTCGTGAAGAATCCCTGATACGTCAAGACAATTCCAAGGGACCTGATACCTCTCAGGCGGACCGCAAGCCAGCATATACCGCCTATCAGCCGCAAAATGGAATCATACAGCCGTACCGACCACCACCAGTGAGCCAGAGCCAATATGAAGAACCTGGGTACCAGTACGATCAACCTCAAATGTCTCCTCATTTCGCTCCACAAAACGATGGTTATGGCTATCCGGCGGACGACCCTTACTCGAGACCACCGGAAAATCGTGGAATGACCCCACGCCCAGGTCCAGGTCCAGGTCCAGGTCCAGGTCCAGGTCCGGGCTCGGGCAGGCCTGGTTATGCACCGCGGCCTCCTCCGAATCAATACCAGCAACCGATGCCTAACGATATTGGACGCCGGCCATCACTTGATTATAGACACGGGTACCCTAACCCCCAGGATATGCAGATGGGAGGGCGAGGGCAATACCCTCCTCCCGACGCCATTCCTCACAACCGCGTTCCCTTCCGTCCTGGCCTTGATCAAGCGTCGAAGCCGGCGCCGGTGAGACAGTATGACAGTCAGTCAGGTGTTGCGCCACAGCCAAGACCAGGTTCCACCGCCCCACCAGGCGCCGATCCGGGACATATCACCCTCGACGAGCTCAGACGACTCCAGCAAGCTGCTCGAAGCAATCCCTCAGATCACCAAACACAGCTACTCCTCGCGAAAAAACTAGTCGAAGCGTCTGTCTACCTCATCGACGATGGCGGTAGAGCCGACACCAAGACCAGAAACAAGAATCGCGAACGATATATCTTGGATGCCCACAAGATCGTGAAGAAACTCGTGAGCTCGGGCTACCCCGATGCCATGTTTTACTTGGCGGACTGTTACGGCCAGGGCCACTTGGGATTGGAGGTCGACCCGAAGGAGGCTTTCAATCTGTACCAGTCAGCGGCGAAACTGGGCCATGCTGAATCCGCCTACCGGCTTGCCGTGTGCTGCGAGATGGGCCACGAGGGAGGCGGAGGCACAAGAAGAGATCCCATGAAGGCCGTACAGTGGTATCGTCGAGCCGCCGCCTTCGGGGACACCCCTGCAATGTACAAGATGGGAATGATATTGTTGAAGGGCCTTCTGGGGCAGGCGAGGAATCCTAGAGAAGCGCTATCGTGGCTGAAGCGGGCAGCTGAACGTGCCGATGCAGATAACCCCCACGCGCTTCATGAGCTGGCACTCCTTTATGAGAATCCCAGCGGAAATGACGCCATCATCCGCGACGAAAATTACGCACTGGAATTGCTGCATCAAGCTGCAGATCTGGGGTACAAGTTCTCCCAGTACCGTCTTGGCGCTGCTTACGAGTACGGTCTCATGGGCTGCCCCGTCGATCCGCGCCAGAGCATCTTCTGGTACACGCGTGCCGCTGCGCAGGGAGAGCACCAGAGCGAGCTGTCGCTCAGCGGATGGTATCTCACCGGAGCGGAGGGCATTCTCCAGCAGAGCGACACAGAAGCGTATCTCTGGGCGCGCAAAGCCGCTGTAGCCGGATTGGCGAAGGCGGAATATGCGATGGGTTATTTCACCGAGGTGGGGATTGGCGTTCCTGCGAACCTGGAGGATGCAAAAAGATGGTATTGGAAGGCATCAT CACAAAATTTCCTCAAAGCCCGTGAGCGTCTTGAGGATCTGAAGCGTGGCGGCGCGAAAATGCAGAAGACAAGGGTATCGCGGTCAGCTGTCAGCAAGCAGCATCAGAATGATGGAGACTGTGTTTTAATGTGA
- a CDS encoding uncharacterized protein (SECRETED:SignalP(1-16)) produces the protein MHILYLFFLFLSSCLAADTVSLEGLFSILEDYFGETAISSPAANSTTVRVGFDRVDQRLHKDWLFTRVDSDRSWYTIKHPVADGFIHFPEIKAGAQAVVTPSASSFFEVIARSNARFTIQPVEQPDPNNPLYWYVGEFRSGEERVLRLKGGRHDPGFSLIPHNSG, from the coding sequence ATGCATATCCTCTATCTTTTCTTCCTGTTCCTCTCGAGCTGTCTCGCCGCCGACACCGTAAGCCTTGAGGGACTGTTCTCCATTCTCGAGGACTACTTCGGCGAGACCGCGATATCTTCTCCCGCTGCCAATTCGACCACCGTACGCGTTGGTTTCGACAGGGTAGACCAACGCCTGCACAAAGATTGGCTCTTCACCAGGGTCGATTCTGACCGTTCGTGGTACACTATCAAACACCCGGTAGCCGACGGTTTTATCCATTTCCCAGAGATCAAGGCCGGCGCGCAGGCGGTCGTCACCCCAAGCGCGTCATCTTTTTTCGAGGTGATTGCCAGGTCTAATGCACGTTTCACCATCCAGCCGGTCGAGCAACCAGATCCAAACAATCCGCTGTACTGGTATGTTGGGGAGTTCAGGAGCGGGGAGGAGAGAGTGCTGAGGCTCAAGGGCGGTCGTCATGATCCTGGCTTCAGTCTTATTCCGCACAACTCCGGTTGA